GAACTGAGGAAGTGTGGTTACTCATTTTATTCTCTCTCCCATTGTTCTGCTTACATAGCTTGTTAAAAGCACCTTCACCTATTTGCTCTTCAAAAACATGGAAATTGCATATTCAACTTTAAAAGTTGAGTTATGCAAATTGAGTTTGAGGTTCATTGATTGAAGGGAATATCTAAACTTTGAATGTTGGATAATGAGATGACTGGGATGCCCTTTGTGTGTATGTTTCCCAACAAGCCTAATGATGAAATGGAAAATGATGCACAATAGAAATGGTATATAAGCAAGGGCATAGACTTAAATGGTCATATTCCAGCAATCTCTGTTGTCCCTAACATGGGTGCAATCTTAAATGATCACGTTCCTGCAACCTCCATTTTCCCTAACACTAGTTTGGATAGTGACAATGAATTATATAGATGCTTAGCGAGGTCCAACCCATCTAAGATATATGATCCCTGCCAACAATGCCTAATGGTAGGATCATCTATTCACATTTCCTTGATTTGCCATGCTCTGCAAGATCAAAAATCTGAACATACAACTACAAAATGTGATTTTTCAAGTGGGGTGCTTGCAGATTTCTACTCTTTATACAACTTTGCATGGCATGTAAAATCTAAAAGAAGTTGCTGATGAACAAATTAGCAAGCCCCTCCTGTTTTGGAAAGCTTGCGTATTAGTAATGATGCAGTGGATCTGACAATTTCAAGGTGGAAGTCAATGAGTTGTTTGTTGTTAGGTCATGACACTTATTCTGCATAGGAAAGATTGTTATTAGGTTTCTTGTGCAAGATTTTGCACATCAATCCCTGAAATCTTCTATATTTGTATATTAATCCTTGTATTTTTCATATTCATAAAGATCCTTTTAAAGTTTTATGttagtataaaaaaaaaatcagtcctACTAGTTTTCACTGATTTGGAACCTCATTAAGGTTAATTGGGTTTGCAGAGGAACgacatgcctttttttttttttaatagtgaaTGAGGCTGGGACTTAGCTTCTTCTCGCTCACTTTGCCCTTTTCTAGACTAGGATGGGATGATAGATGATGGAGATGCATAAGTTAAGAGGTTGGTTAGGTTTGAGTTAGAGGCAAAAATATTGAGGATATATGAAATTAACAATTTAAGAGAACAAAGTAAAATATTCCATCCTCATTCATATAACCCGAGGGACTTATAAGCAATAAGTTACAAATTTCAGGATGAAAATACAAGAATAAATTACAAAATCTCCTTAAGGTTATCTTTTATTACACTTACATCCAATAATTTGGAAAACCTAAACTTACACCCAGACAAATTAACCACATCAATCAAACTGTTTACATAATATGAAAAGATAAAAATACCCACCTCTCTATACCTTAACTCAGCACTTTTCTCCTCATCTTGTTTTTCCCGTTTCCCCTAAGATAAGGGTGTCCTATTGGGAAATTATTCTACCTCTCACATCTAAAAAGACATTCTCTTGCTTAAAGCACCTCCTCATCTTGCTGCTGCTAATGCTAAAGCGTAAGATGAGCAACGAGAAGTAGATGGTGGAAAGGACGAGAAGAACTCCTCTGTCATCATCTCCGACCTGCTATGCTCCTTCGCCCATGCCCTCGACCACTTCTTCCCTATGGCGGGCCACCTTGTCATGATGAAACATGAGGGGACCAACTCCCTCTCCATCTTCCTCAACTGCAATGACAAAGCAGTCAAGTTCATCCATGCATTTGTGGCCAATGTGATGGTGGCCAACATCCTTGCCCCCATACATCCCTCCCATCATCTTGTCCTTCTTCCCTCTTAATAGTGTGCTTGGCTGTGACAACCACTCCAAGTCGCACCTCGCCATCTAGGTCATCGAACTGGCCAATGATGGCATCTTCGTCGGCTGCTCCCTCAACCATGCCATCACCAATGATACCTCCTTCTGGCACTTCTTCAACTCGTGGTCCCACCTCAATTGTGACCACCACTACGTATCGATCCTGAATCCTTCCACCATCGACCACTAGTTTCTAGTTTCATGCCCTCCTCTTGTCCATCTCCTCTTCATCGATGACAAGACTTCATTTCTTGTGTGCTCCATTTCTTGGTGCGGTCAATCATAAAGCTCAAGGTCAGGGCCAACACAGAGATGGGCACCGATCAAATCTCCTCCCTTTGGCCTTGCTGGGCGGCTGGGCCTCCTCTAGTGCTTCATGAGTTGCAGTTGATGCCTCAACCCCTCACAAGAGACCACATACTTGGTGTTGGTTAGTTGCCAGTTGAGGCTAGGCCTGTCGGTCCTAGCCACCTACCTCAGCAACACCATCTTAATCGCCAGAGCCAAGTCGATGGTCGGAGTCCAATCTCGATTGGGCGGCCTAGCTCTTGAATGTGGTCCTAACATCTCGCAATAAGGCCACGATCAGGGACGGATTGGATATGTGAGGCAAGGAACCATCCTTTGTCTACATTCAAGTTCGATCTCTGCAATCTTGTTATGGGGAGCTCTCCCCAGTTCAACATATATAGCAATGACTCTAAGCATATCTTGTCTaggcaaaatttttgaaatgataCGTTTATTCCTATGTCTCCAGCTATATCACCTACTTTGATTTCACATTTTGTGAAATATATACATGAATCATTTCTGGATTATAACTGGAACCCCCCTTTTTTTGGATCCATCTCATATCAATAACGCGACCCCTTCCACCTATAGGTAGTTTTAGAGAAGTTTTCTTTGCAGTGGATACCTGAATGCCGAGTATGACTTgtaataatctatcttccaaGAAATATGATGATTCATTCGCTGTCTGAGGCGTTAATTTGTCTACTAAAATATCACCTATTTTTACGTAAGATCCCAGCATAACAATTCCATTTCTATCTAACTTTCAAAGTAAATGAGTCTCTAGATGCGGTATTTCCTTAGTAATTCTTTTAGGGCACTGGCTTGTCACAtgagtttgaatttcatattttCAGAAACTAATGATTGGTTCCATGGTATTCTGTATTGGTTCGAACTGGCTGGTACATCCCGTATCGTACCATACTGGTAGGGAACTGGCACGATTCAGGCTAATTTTTCAGTAAATAAAATGTGAACTGGACTGTATCGATCGGTTGAGTATGGTACGGGCCCGAATCGCATAGTACGGTGCGGTATGGGCCGGAATGGTGCGATATGGTACCGATATGGATCGGTATGGGGTTGGCACGGGttggttttttgttttttttttgccgttggatggattttttttgattttttttattgttggtACAgaccggtatggtatggtacggcACCATACCGTACTATACCGGCCGGCTGGCAAACGGTACGAGGTGCGGTATCGGTATTGCAAATCTTGATTGGTTCGGTCTACAACGATTTTGGATTGGTTCATAACGATCAAATTATATCGAGTCTTGTTTCCACTTTTTCAGTTATTCTAGATACAATTATGAAATATTGGATCTTCATCTTCTATTATTTAAATCGTGTATCTCCTTCACTTATAGTTATTTATGATTCAATGAATGAATAAAGAATTCATTTGATCTCCTGATATCAATCAAATTAGAATCTTTCTTTATATATAAACAAAGCATTTTCAATCTTACTTAATTCTTTATACTTCTAGCTCTTCAAGGTATTCATCTTATATTGCAGTATCTGGTACAATTATCCCAGTACAATGACAGACTCGTGTATGGAGAACTATACTAGCTACCTATCTAATTTATTGTAGAAATTCCAGGATCAATGTTTGGACATGCaaaatagaaatactttttcttgGGTAAAGGAACAGATGAATCAATCAATTTCTATATCGATCATGACATATGTAATAACTCGGGCATCTATTTCAAATGCATATCCCATTTTTGCGCAACAGGTTATGAAAACCCACGAGAAGCAACTAGACGAATTGTATGTGCCAATTGAAGTGTAAACTAAAAATAAACCTCAAGGGTATAAGTGCAGATTTTCAAACTACTAGATGTAAGTGTAATTTACACCTAACCTCAAGAGGGTTTTTGTAATTTACTCAAAATACAAAAATAGAGAAGACAGGGATCATCAATAAGCAAATATAAAACATTTTAGGGActaatatcaaaaataattttgttttGAGGGAATTGTGACACTTCTGGATATGTAAGACGTGACAACACCTTTTGGTCCAACTTCGAAATGGTTTGCTAATGATGTAACTTGGATTCTACATGGATCTGGCACATGGATACAATGTGATACAAATATTCTAATCCGCATATACTTGAAAAGGTAGGAGATTAGGACATCGTAATGggtatatatttttttacatatatccATACAAAATATTTATAAAGCATAGAACAACATCAAACTAACATAATTAACATTCACAAACTCATCATTTAGTTGTCGTTCAAATCTCTTGGTCTCAATCCATACTTTGTAACATAATATCTACATTACAAACTCCAACTTTAATCACTTAGCATTAAAAATTTAACATTCATTTAGACAGAAGTAGAAGAAGCCCACCCTTCAATCTTATAGTATCAGGGAAATATCTTAGATGTACTATCAAAGTATctagagtatttttttttttttaattttcaacaaCAAGATGCTTAACATGAGCATTGGACATATCCAAGAAGTATCCTGCCAATATCACATAATACCAAAAGAAATTTGACCCTAAAAATCAACAGAAACACAATATTATTTTAGATAAATAAAGTAATAACAATGAGAAAAGATCAAATATCAATATGAAAACTACTTGAAAGTGTACTTATTTAgatctttgaaaaaatatgaagtAAATGATACAAAATGCTTCATTTGATTTTGGACAAGAAAAAGGTACTAAAGTGGTCCTCCTTAATGGAAAAAGGAAATTCATTTATCTCTTCTTATATTGATTTTGTTCGGGATTTGAAAGTTGCTTCCTAAGCCTAAAGCAAATAGTAAATGTTTCCCATGTGATGGGAAACACCTCTTCACTAGATTATAGGATGATTTCAAATggttttttgttgcacaaaaaacaaaaaaacttcAGGTCGTTGATCTTAATTCTCCATAAACAGAGCAAGAATAGTCTGGTTGGATTATCTTTTGATGCTTTTGGATTGTATGGTGGAGATTATTAATACAAGAGATCAATGAAATTGCAAGTATCCCCAAACTTTTCATCagttaaaaatatttaagaataccCAATGGACGCTTGCACAGTTCCCAAGTGTTGTTAACAATAGAGTATTGTTTTTTCTTTATTCATTATTTATGCACAGTCAATAATGTTTGTTGATTTCTTGTAATTGTAGGTATTCCAAGAAAATCTGTGTGCAGTAGATGTGGCACTGCTCTTCTCCACCAATGGGGAGCCATTTATGTGCGCTGTGCAAAATGTTCCACAATATTCTCAGTCACCCCTCAAGGTcccttttataatttaaaaaaatttcctTAGCTTACATCTGACCAAAGAGTTTTtttattatgttttttttttttttttgtcaatctCCTTAATTTTAATGACCAATCTCTCTTTTCAAAGGAAGTAATCTTCCGTGTTATCATCTCATGATTCAATTTTAATTGCTgtatattttagtattttttcatgcAAATCACTTATTATTCTTTGGACAGCTTGCTATACCATAGTTGTCAAATAGCCTAGTTAATGCTGGATGATGGACTTAGCCAATTGCATAGATGGCTACCCATCCAATTGGCAATCACTTCTGTGGCATGCTCAGTACAGAGATATCAAGGGTCAGGTTATAGCTACTcctacattttttttaaaaaaaatctgcaaTCAAATGAGGCCTAAGAAATCACATTTCTGTTCCATTATAACAATTAACTTTTTGGAAGGACAGCAAGGATAGAATTTGGTATGAGAAGAATATAAAGATGCATGTTTATCTTTTCTTAGCTATTAGCATATAACTTATAATGGATGAATGAAATTATTTGGTTAGAAGACTTCCATAACAGATCCATATTGCTGACTTCTTTGGAGTTGGCTGGGGTTATCAGATGTCAACAGAGGTTAATTTCAGCTCATACTAGCAATTCATTCGCAAAATTAAAGTATACAAGTTGCTAATTTTTCATATGCATTTAAATTGTTTGTGAATCTAAACTTTTCTTGTTTGGGAGGTTGCCATGCATGTTTCTTAGCATGTATTTAACTTTTTCTGAGAAAAGGTTTCTATGTATTTCCATGGTATTTGTTCCTGACTAGCCGTTTCATCTCTAAACATCTGATAACCAAATTGTGTATAAATGCATAAGTGTTGCCATGTCTCAGTATAAGATTTTCAATACAAAATGGATTAATATATCACAACCAAATTACCTCATTATTCCAGAGAAGGTTCAAGAACATGCCACTGGACATGCTTCAACTTCTTTGGCAGCACAATATGTGCCAAGCAACGCAAATCCTCTCAGTGCTATTAAATATGGTGGGTCCTCGGGAAATCCAAACATCCAGGTTGGTGCTGGTGATTTGTTTCCTGCTGAGAGGATGGGCATTACGGGGAGAATTCGAGAACATGCGACTGGACATTCTTCAACTTCTTTAGCAACACAATATATGCATGCAAATCCTCTCAGCGCTATCAAATACGGTAGGCCCTCAGGAAATCCAAACATCCGGGTTGGTGCTGGTGATTTGTTTCCTTCCGAGACAATGGGCATTCGAGGGAGAATTTCAGATCATGCGACTGGACATGCTTCAACTTCTTCAGCAGCACAATGTATGCCAAGCAACGAAAATCCTCTCAGTGCTAACGAGTATGGTGGATCCTCAGGAAATCCAAACATCCAAGTTGGTGCTGGTGATTTGTTTCCTGCTGATAGAATGGACATTACAGTGAAAATTCCAGAACATGCGACTGGACATGCTTCAACTTCTTTAGCAGCACAATATATGCCAAGCAACGCAAATCCCCTTAGTGCTACCACATATGGGGGATCCTCAGGAAATCCAAACATCCAAGTTGGTTCCAGTGACTTGTTTCCTGCTGAGAGAATGGGATTTCCAGGGAAAAATCCAGATCATGCTTCAACTTCTTTAGCAGCACAGTGTATGCCAAGCAACGGAAATCCTCTTAGTGGTGCTGATGATTTGTTTTCTTCTGAGAGAATGGGCATTCCAGGGAAAATTCCACAACATGTGACCGGACATGCTTCAACTTGTTTAGCAGCAGAGAATGTTCCAAGCCATGCAAATTCACTCAGTGCTATCAAATATGGTGTTTCCTCGGGACATCCAAACATCAACATTGGTACTCATCCTATATTTCCTGCTGAAAGATTATGCATTTCAGCAGACATCCCGGGAACAGAAACATTGAGAATGCAAATATCTCACGAGGTGACAGGGACAGCAAACAAGTCATATCCCAGCTTTATGAGAAATTCAGGATCTGGAGGTGATGATCTCTTGGCAATACAGTCTTCAACTGGAGATGCTGATGGTGCATCCTCCCACCAGTTTGAGATGTCTGGCAAACCATCCACTGAGCTTCCTCTTAATGCTGATACATCATTTAGATTTTCTGTTCCTCAAGGTTTAGCTGACATACTCCCTGATGTTGATGAATCTTTATTTGGATTATCTGGTTTATCTCTTGACAAATTAAGTGAGTATCTCGTTGAGCATGGCACAGATCAGTCTGGGTCACCCGATCAGATTCCTGAACTTTTCAGTTCCCCTGATTTAATAAGCGATGGTGTGTTCCTGCTATCTCTACTAAGTGACAATTTAACTCAGTgcattgtttttctttcttttccatttCTTGTATCTATTGGAGCATCATGTAGGTCTCCTTTCCTCCAATCACAAAGaaaatttaacttaaaatttctgGAGGAGAATGTACAGATGCTGTGTAGTAAATGCGCTTCTTATTAGAACATGAAGCTTATTTCACATGTTTATAGGACTTCCAACTGAGGAGTTCAACATCACATTAGAGATTTATGTATGTGAATAGCTATACATGTGCAAACAGACTCATACAATAAAACAAGTTCATACATCAGTCATCGTACTACATACTATGACATAGTGTGCGCATAATACAATTGGTTTCTGTCCTATTTATTTATAGTTTTGTTCATCACTGTCAAAATCAGTCTAAGTCGTACAACTCCAGCTTTTTCAGCAAAACAGATTAACTATGCTACAAACAAATAAATCCATTGATGATGCAGGATACATTACCATGGATTCATGAACATAAAGATACAACATTAATACTGGTAAGTTGGAGAAACCAGAGGGGACATGCTAATGTGGCATCTTAACAAGTCACTGAAATAGTAATGACAGAAGAGACAGAGAGCTAAAATTGGTACACAAAAGGTGAGTGTATAAATACTAAAGCAAGTTGGATCCTTAAGCCTTCACCAAGAGCCTTAAGAAAATCAGGTTGATATGGTAACTGAAAGGTCTACTCAAATGTGACCTTCAGGAGTGAACAATTGCAGACCAAGAAGCTTGACAATGCAGGCTAATGAAGGGATAATTTTAAGTTTTCTCGACTTGTTTTCATTGCTGTATCAACTTTAGCAGATAGATTGTTCATAATTATGACAATCTGGTCTGGTCTACCTTATTTTGAGCAAAGTCCAGTCAGGTCTACCTAGGATATACAATATTGTATTGATAATTTCTTAAAGAAGAATGCATTATGTTCTTTGTTTTCTTGTTCTTTGTAAAAGAAAACTGATAGATAAATTATTCTAGAGTTGGCAAGAGAAActatcttttaaaagataaagGTGTCTGTTTATCATGTATAAGCCTAATAACATGATATATGGCTCATTAAACATGGAAGTTAACTATTAATCTTAGCTTTAAGGGTGCAGAAATTATGCTGACCTCTAAGCAGTTGAAAAGAACTTTCTGCTACAGGCAAAGTTCTACGTAAAGCTTTAGCTGGCCATTTTTGTTTACTTGCATACGAGTTGCATTTACTTGGTTTGCATGTTTTCAATATTTAATTACGTATGCTTggttaaatataattttatgattgaTCTTCAATACCAGTTAATCTCACAACATTTGGATACCAATGGCATTATGGtgcataatgaaaaaaaattaaaactgttACTTCATTTCCCTCTGGAACCTTTGATTCGAAACAGAATAagtatcacaaataaattaaCTCATTGATCCTATGCAAACTTTGTCGTCTACCACAGAACATGCTTCACCTTCTTTGGGAGCAGATGGTGTTTCAAGTTCTATCATACCTGATGGATCCTCTGGACATCAAAGAATCCAGGAGGATGGTAATGCTTCTGTTCCAGCTCATGGGCTGAGCA
The sequence above is a segment of the Elaeis guineensis isolate ETL-2024a chromosome 7, EG11, whole genome shotgun sequence genome. Coding sequences within it:
- the LOC105049216 gene encoding uncharacterized protein isoform X2, which codes for MGRRKEKREVGQTSATREMMETQEKSEIDQMVDHVKKMIERCLMLHMNKKQTVETLWKEEKVQCAFTETVWEGLQHDNPDFFPVYHLRLLLKEQIAVFNMLLEKQANSMGIPRKSVCSRCGTALLHQWGAIYVRCAKCSTIFSVTPQEKVQEHATGHASTSLAAQYVPSNANPLSAIKYGGSSGNPNIQVGAGDLFPAERMGITGRIREHATGHSSTSLATQYMHANPLSAIKYGRPSGNPNIRVGAGDLFPSETMGIRGRISDHATGHASTSSAAQCMPSNENPLSANEYGGSSGNPNIQVGAGDLFPADRMDITVKIPEHATGHASTSLAAQYMPSNANPLSATTYGGSSGNPNIQVGSSDLFPAERMGFPGKNPDHASTSLAAQCMPSNGNPLSGADDLFSSERMGIPGKIPQHVTGHASTCLAAENVPSHANSLSAIKYGVSSGHPNINIGTHPIFPAERLCISADIPGTETLRMQISHEVTGTANKSYPSFMRNSGSGGDDLLAIQSSTGDADGASSHQFEMSGKPSTELPLNADTSFRFSVPQGLADILPDVDESLFGLSGLSLDKLSEYLVEHGTDQSGSPDQIPELFSSPDLISDEHASPSLGADGVSSSIIPDGSSGHQRIQEDGNASVPAHGLSISTSMLATENSNTGTFPQVIGTANMTDDGYQNNSGLALSTDINQSGSAPDSPFKELELAEQPCDKQILYTHTASFELENQIPQTIRFSNSTSAVDVVIFQKDY
- the LOC105049216 gene encoding uncharacterized protein isoform X3, yielding MGRRKEKREVGQTSATREMMETQEKSEIDQMVDHVKKMIERCLMLHMNKKQTVETLWKEEKVQCAFTETVWEGLQHDNPDFFPVYHLRLLLKEQIAVFNMLLEKQANSMGIPRKSVCSRCGTALLHQWGAIYVRCAKCSTIFSVTPQEKVQEHATGHASTSLAAQYVPSNANPLSAIKYGGSSGNPNIQVGAGDLFPAERMGITGRIREHATGHSSTSLATQYMHANPLSAIKYGRPSGNPNIRVGAGDLFPSETMGIRGRISDHATGHASTSSAAQCMPSNENPLSANEYGGSSGNPNIQVGAGDLFPADRMDITVKIPEHATGHASTSLAAQYMPSNANPLSATTYGGSSGNPNIQVGSSDLFPAERMGFPGKNPDHASTSLAAQCMPSNGNPLSGADDLFSSERMGIPGKIPQHVTGHASTCLAAENVPSHANSLSAIKYGVSSGHPNINIGTHPIFPAERLCISADIPGTETLRMQISHEVTGTANKSYPSFMRNSGSGGDDLLAIQSSTGDADGASSHQFEMSGKPSTELPLNADTSFRFSVPQGLADILPDVDESLFGLSGLSLDKLSEYLVEHGTDQSGSPDQIPELFSSPDLISDEHASPSLGADGVSSSIIPDGSSGHQRIQEDGNASVPAHGLSISTSMLATENSNTGTFPQVIGTANMTDDGYQNNSGLALSTDINQSGSAPDSPFKELELAEQPCDKQILYTHTASFELENQIPQTIRFSNSTSADSDN
- the LOC105049216 gene encoding uncharacterized protein isoform X1 produces the protein MGRRKEKREVGQTSATREMMETQEKSEIDQMVDHVKKMIERCLMLHMNKKQTVETLWKEEKVQCAFTETVWEGLQHDNPDFFPVYHLRLLLKEQIAVFNMLLEKQANSMGIPRKSVCSRCGTALLHQWGAIYVRCAKCSTIFSVTPQEKVQEHATGHASTSLAAQYVPSNANPLSAIKYGGSSGNPNIQVGAGDLFPAERMGITGRIREHATGHSSTSLATQYMHANPLSAIKYGRPSGNPNIRVGAGDLFPSETMGIRGRISDHATGHASTSSAAQCMPSNENPLSANEYGGSSGNPNIQVGAGDLFPADRMDITVKIPEHATGHASTSLAAQYMPSNANPLSATTYGGSSGNPNIQVGSSDLFPAERMGFPGKNPDHASTSLAAQCMPSNGNPLSGADDLFSSERMGIPGKIPQHVTGHASTCLAAENVPSHANSLSAIKYGVSSGHPNINIGTHPIFPAERLCISADIPGTETLRMQISHEVTGTANKSYPSFMRNSGSGGDDLLAIQSSTGDADGASSHQFEMSGKPSTELPLNADTSFRFSVPQGLADILPDVDESLFGLSGLSLDKLSEYLVEHGTDQSGSPDQIPELFSSPDLISDEHASPSLGADGVSSSIIPDGSSGHQRIQEDGNASVPAHGLSISTSMLATENSNTGTFPQVIGTANMTDDGYQNNSGLALSTDINQSGSAPDSPFKELELAEQPCDKQILYTHTASFELENQIPQTIRFSNSTSADDGRVDNNREGIIFEDSRS